A genomic stretch from Ursus arctos isolate Adak ecotype North America unplaced genomic scaffold, UrsArc2.0 scaffold_21, whole genome shotgun sequence includes:
- the HMGXB4 gene encoding HMG domain-containing protein 4 isoform X2: MAYDDSMKKEDCFDGDHSSEDTGLAAGRSQREKKRSYKDFLREEEEIAAQDSELYFLGTDTHKKKRKHSSDDYYYGDLSSLESSQKKKKKSSPQSADTAMDLLKAITSPLATGSKPSKKTGEKSSSSSSHSESKKEHHRKKVSGSSGELSLEDGSSHKSKKMKPLYVNTETLTLREPDGLKMKLILSPKEKGSSSVDEEPFQYPSQQATMKKSSKKSARDEQGALLLGHELQSFLKTARKKHKSSSDPHSSPGPEGCGADGSQFPESHSANLDLSGLEPILVESDSSSGGELEAGELVIDDSYREIKKKKKSKKSKKKKDKEKHKEKRHSKSKRSSGLAAATVAEVAVAPGPPPSVPHTGAAAPPQPLPSLHTDGHSEKKKKKEEKDRERDRGEKPKKKNMSAYQVFCKEYRVTIVADHPGIDFGELSKKLAEVWKQLPEKDKLIWKQKAQYLQHKQNKAEATTVKRKASCSEVPVKVKASSTGVLSPQKKSPPTTMLLPASPAKAPETEPIDVAAHLQLLGESLSLIGHRLQETEGMVAVSGSLSVLLDSIICALGPLACLTTQLPELNGCPKQVLSNTLDNIAYIMPGL, encoded by the exons ATGGCTTATGATGACTCCATGAAGAAAGAAG ATTGCTTTGATGGTGATCACAGCTCTGAGGACACAGGACTAGCCGCTGGCCGAAGCCAACGAGAAAAGAAACGTTCTTACAAAGATTTtttaagagaagaggaagaaatcgCTGCTCAG GATAGTGAGCTTTATTTCTTGGGGACGGACACGCACAAGAAGAAGAGGAAGCACTCCTCTGATGATTACTACTATGGAG ACCTTTCGTCTTTGGAATcgtcacagaagaaaaagaaaaagtccagcCCACAATCTGCCGATACAGCCATGGACCTGTTGAAAGCCATCACTTCCCCGCTGGCAACAGGCTCCAAGCCCTCCAAAAAGACAGGGGAGAAATCCTCTAGTTCTTCAAGTCATTCGGAGAGTAAAAAGGAACACCACAGGAAGAAAGTAAGCGGAAGCAGTGGGGAGCTATCCCTGGAGGATGGTAGTTCCCACaaatcaaaaaaaatgaaaccactcTACGTGAACACAGAGACACTGACCCTTCGCGAGCCCGATGGCTTAAAGATGAAACTCATTCTCTCACcaaaggagaagggaagcagCTCGGTTGATGAGGAGCCTTTTCAATACCCCTCTCAGCAAGCGACTATGAAAAAATCCTCTAAGAAATCAGCTCGCGATGAGCAAGGTGCTTTACTCCTAGGACACGAGTTACAGAGCTTTCTGAAAACAGCCCGGAAAAAGCACAAGTCCTCCTCCGACCCACATTCCTCTCCCGGCCCCGAAGGCTGTGGGGCGGATGGCTCCCAGTTCCCAGAATCCCACAGTGCTAACCTTGATCTTTCGGGACTTGAACCTATCCTAGTAGAATCGGACTCTTCCTCTGGTGGGGAGCTAGAGGCTGGGGAGTTAGTCATCGACGACTCTTACCgggaaatcaagaagaaaaagaagtccaagaagagcaaaaagaagaaGGACAAGGAGAAGCATAAAGAGAAGCGGCACTCCAAGTCCAAGAGAAGTTCAGGCCTTGCAGCTGCCACCGTGGCAGAGGTCGCAGTGGCACCCGGCCCTCCTCCCAGCGTCCCCCACACTGGAGCCGCTGCCCCCCCCCAGCCACTGCCCAGCCTCCACACAGACGGGCatagtgagaaaaaaaagaaaaaagaggagaaagacagagaaagagacagaggagaaaag CCAAAAAAGAAGAACATGTCAGCCTACCAGGTGTTCTGTAAAGAGTATCGCGTAACCATCGTGGCCGACCATCCAGGTATAG ATTTTGGGGAACTTAGTAAAAAACTGGCTGAGGTGTGGAAGCAATTGCCGGAAAAGGACAAACTG ATTTGGAAGCAAAAAGCTCAGTATCTGCAACACAAACAGAACAAAGCAGAAGCTACAACTGTGAAAAGAAAAGCGTCCTGCTCAGAAGTTCCCGTGAAAGTGAAAG CTTCCTCTACAGGAGTACTGtcaccccaaaagaaatcccCGCCCACCACCATGCTGTTGCCAGCCTCTCCAGCCAAAGCCCCTGAGACAGAGCCCATTGATGTCGCTGCTCATCTACAGCTGCTGGGAGAGTCCCTAAGCCTCATAGGGCACCGCCTGCAGGAAACTGAG GGCATGGTGGCTGTGTCCGGCAGCTTGTCAGTGCTTCTGGATTCCATTATCTGTGCGCTTGGCCCCTTGGCATGTCTGACCACACAACTACCTGAACTGAACGGCTGCCCCAAACAGGTCTTG TCAAACACACTAGACAACATTGCTTACATCATGCCTGGACTGTGA
- the HMGXB4 gene encoding HMG domain-containing protein 4 isoform X1, giving the protein MAYDDSMKKEDCFDGDHSSEDTGLAAGRSQREKKRSYKDFLREEEEIAAQVRNSSKKKLKDSELYFLGTDTHKKKRKHSSDDYYYGDLSSLESSQKKKKKSSPQSADTAMDLLKAITSPLATGSKPSKKTGEKSSSSSSHSESKKEHHRKKVSGSSGELSLEDGSSHKSKKMKPLYVNTETLTLREPDGLKMKLILSPKEKGSSSVDEEPFQYPSQQATMKKSSKKSARDEQGALLLGHELQSFLKTARKKHKSSSDPHSSPGPEGCGADGSQFPESHSANLDLSGLEPILVESDSSSGGELEAGELVIDDSYREIKKKKKSKKSKKKKDKEKHKEKRHSKSKRSSGLAAATVAEVAVAPGPPPSVPHTGAAAPPQPLPSLHTDGHSEKKKKKEEKDRERDRGEKPKKKNMSAYQVFCKEYRVTIVADHPGIDFGELSKKLAEVWKQLPEKDKLIWKQKAQYLQHKQNKAEATTVKRKASCSEVPVKVKASSTGVLSPQKKSPPTTMLLPASPAKAPETEPIDVAAHLQLLGESLSLIGHRLQETEGMVAVSGSLSVLLDSIICALGPLACLTTQLPELNGCPKQVLSNTLDNIAYIMPGL; this is encoded by the exons ATGGCTTATGATGACTCCATGAAGAAAGAAG ATTGCTTTGATGGTGATCACAGCTCTGAGGACACAGGACTAGCCGCTGGCCGAAGCCAACGAGAAAAGAAACGTTCTTACAAAGATTTtttaagagaagaggaagaaatcgCTGCTCAGGTCAGAAATTCTTCCAAGAAGAAGTTAAAG GATAGTGAGCTTTATTTCTTGGGGACGGACACGCACAAGAAGAAGAGGAAGCACTCCTCTGATGATTACTACTATGGAG ACCTTTCGTCTTTGGAATcgtcacagaagaaaaagaaaaagtccagcCCACAATCTGCCGATACAGCCATGGACCTGTTGAAAGCCATCACTTCCCCGCTGGCAACAGGCTCCAAGCCCTCCAAAAAGACAGGGGAGAAATCCTCTAGTTCTTCAAGTCATTCGGAGAGTAAAAAGGAACACCACAGGAAGAAAGTAAGCGGAAGCAGTGGGGAGCTATCCCTGGAGGATGGTAGTTCCCACaaatcaaaaaaaatgaaaccactcTACGTGAACACAGAGACACTGACCCTTCGCGAGCCCGATGGCTTAAAGATGAAACTCATTCTCTCACcaaaggagaagggaagcagCTCGGTTGATGAGGAGCCTTTTCAATACCCCTCTCAGCAAGCGACTATGAAAAAATCCTCTAAGAAATCAGCTCGCGATGAGCAAGGTGCTTTACTCCTAGGACACGAGTTACAGAGCTTTCTGAAAACAGCCCGGAAAAAGCACAAGTCCTCCTCCGACCCACATTCCTCTCCCGGCCCCGAAGGCTGTGGGGCGGATGGCTCCCAGTTCCCAGAATCCCACAGTGCTAACCTTGATCTTTCGGGACTTGAACCTATCCTAGTAGAATCGGACTCTTCCTCTGGTGGGGAGCTAGAGGCTGGGGAGTTAGTCATCGACGACTCTTACCgggaaatcaagaagaaaaagaagtccaagaagagcaaaaagaagaaGGACAAGGAGAAGCATAAAGAGAAGCGGCACTCCAAGTCCAAGAGAAGTTCAGGCCTTGCAGCTGCCACCGTGGCAGAGGTCGCAGTGGCACCCGGCCCTCCTCCCAGCGTCCCCCACACTGGAGCCGCTGCCCCCCCCCAGCCACTGCCCAGCCTCCACACAGACGGGCatagtgagaaaaaaaagaaaaaagaggagaaagacagagaaagagacagaggagaaaag CCAAAAAAGAAGAACATGTCAGCCTACCAGGTGTTCTGTAAAGAGTATCGCGTAACCATCGTGGCCGACCATCCAGGTATAG ATTTTGGGGAACTTAGTAAAAAACTGGCTGAGGTGTGGAAGCAATTGCCGGAAAAGGACAAACTG ATTTGGAAGCAAAAAGCTCAGTATCTGCAACACAAACAGAACAAAGCAGAAGCTACAACTGTGAAAAGAAAAGCGTCCTGCTCAGAAGTTCCCGTGAAAGTGAAAG CTTCCTCTACAGGAGTACTGtcaccccaaaagaaatcccCGCCCACCACCATGCTGTTGCCAGCCTCTCCAGCCAAAGCCCCTGAGACAGAGCCCATTGATGTCGCTGCTCATCTACAGCTGCTGGGAGAGTCCCTAAGCCTCATAGGGCACCGCCTGCAGGAAACTGAG GGCATGGTGGCTGTGTCCGGCAGCTTGTCAGTGCTTCTGGATTCCATTATCTGTGCGCTTGGCCCCTTGGCATGTCTGACCACACAACTACCTGAACTGAACGGCTGCCCCAAACAGGTCTTG TCAAACACACTAGACAACATTGCTTACATCATGCCTGGACTGTGA
- the HMGXB4 gene encoding HMG domain-containing protein 4 isoform X3, protein MDLLKAITSPLATGSKPSKKTGEKSSSSSSHSESKKEHHRKKVSGSSGELSLEDGSSHKSKKMKPLYVNTETLTLREPDGLKMKLILSPKEKGSSSVDEEPFQYPSQQATMKKSSKKSARDEQGALLLGHELQSFLKTARKKHKSSSDPHSSPGPEGCGADGSQFPESHSANLDLSGLEPILVESDSSSGGELEAGELVIDDSYREIKKKKKSKKSKKKKDKEKHKEKRHSKSKRSSGLAAATVAEVAVAPGPPPSVPHTGAAAPPQPLPSLHTDGHSEKKKKKEEKDRERDRGEKPKKKNMSAYQVFCKEYRVTIVADHPGIDFGELSKKLAEVWKQLPEKDKLIWKQKAQYLQHKQNKAEATTVKRKASCSEVPVKVKASSTGVLSPQKKSPPTTMLLPASPAKAPETEPIDVAAHLQLLGESLSLIGHRLQETEGMVAVSGSLSVLLDSIICALGPLACLTTQLPELNGCPKQVLSNTLDNIAYIMPGL, encoded by the exons ATGGACCTGTTGAAAGCCATCACTTCCCCGCTGGCAACAGGCTCCAAGCCCTCCAAAAAGACAGGGGAGAAATCCTCTAGTTCTTCAAGTCATTCGGAGAGTAAAAAGGAACACCACAGGAAGAAAGTAAGCGGAAGCAGTGGGGAGCTATCCCTGGAGGATGGTAGTTCCCACaaatcaaaaaaaatgaaaccactcTACGTGAACACAGAGACACTGACCCTTCGCGAGCCCGATGGCTTAAAGATGAAACTCATTCTCTCACcaaaggagaagggaagcagCTCGGTTGATGAGGAGCCTTTTCAATACCCCTCTCAGCAAGCGACTATGAAAAAATCCTCTAAGAAATCAGCTCGCGATGAGCAAGGTGCTTTACTCCTAGGACACGAGTTACAGAGCTTTCTGAAAACAGCCCGGAAAAAGCACAAGTCCTCCTCCGACCCACATTCCTCTCCCGGCCCCGAAGGCTGTGGGGCGGATGGCTCCCAGTTCCCAGAATCCCACAGTGCTAACCTTGATCTTTCGGGACTTGAACCTATCCTAGTAGAATCGGACTCTTCCTCTGGTGGGGAGCTAGAGGCTGGGGAGTTAGTCATCGACGACTCTTACCgggaaatcaagaagaaaaagaagtccaagaagagcaaaaagaagaaGGACAAGGAGAAGCATAAAGAGAAGCGGCACTCCAAGTCCAAGAGAAGTTCAGGCCTTGCAGCTGCCACCGTGGCAGAGGTCGCAGTGGCACCCGGCCCTCCTCCCAGCGTCCCCCACACTGGAGCCGCTGCCCCCCCCCAGCCACTGCCCAGCCTCCACACAGACGGGCatagtgagaaaaaaaagaaaaaagaggagaaagacagagaaagagacagaggagaaaag CCAAAAAAGAAGAACATGTCAGCCTACCAGGTGTTCTGTAAAGAGTATCGCGTAACCATCGTGGCCGACCATCCAGGTATAG ATTTTGGGGAACTTAGTAAAAAACTGGCTGAGGTGTGGAAGCAATTGCCGGAAAAGGACAAACTG ATTTGGAAGCAAAAAGCTCAGTATCTGCAACACAAACAGAACAAAGCAGAAGCTACAACTGTGAAAAGAAAAGCGTCCTGCTCAGAAGTTCCCGTGAAAGTGAAAG CTTCCTCTACAGGAGTACTGtcaccccaaaagaaatcccCGCCCACCACCATGCTGTTGCCAGCCTCTCCAGCCAAAGCCCCTGAGACAGAGCCCATTGATGTCGCTGCTCATCTACAGCTGCTGGGAGAGTCCCTAAGCCTCATAGGGCACCGCCTGCAGGAAACTGAG GGCATGGTGGCTGTGTCCGGCAGCTTGTCAGTGCTTCTGGATTCCATTATCTGTGCGCTTGGCCCCTTGGCATGTCTGACCACACAACTACCTGAACTGAACGGCTGCCCCAAACAGGTCTTG TCAAACACACTAGACAACATTGCTTACATCATGCCTGGACTGTGA